From a single archaeon BMS3Bbin15 genomic region:
- the moaA_1 gene encoding cyclic pyranopterin monophosphate synthase — translation MESGNFISKGVAGNPVFSLHDDSKILRYTKSICPECLSAGKVNILNAIVYEKDNKIFIEKHCNMHGNFEEIYWGDAELYHSAEKFANKGLKILNPNVFNPKKSCPTKCGLCEEHESHTGLANVVVTNRCNLNCWYCFFYAKEGSRIYEPNMETIREMFRVLRKEKPVATEAVQITGGEPTLRDDLIDIIKTAREEGFMNILLNTNGIEISRKPELAQRVKKAANGGHVILYMSFDGISRKTNPKNYYEIPGAIENARKANLNIVLVPTIIRGVNDHEIGDIIKFALANNDVIRGVNFQPVSLVGKMPRDERERRRITIPDVIKKIEEQTGGAVTRDDFFPVPSTAILTEFMEALFNTHKYRLSTHFACGMATYVFIDKNSIVSLPTFFDLKGFFDYLQELEEEVKESRLNIAGRGIAIVKALRRISEFIDEKTIPENLDLKKILLSSFFRGSYHELEAIHKGSLFIGMMHFQDAYNYDIDRVKKCSVHYALPDGRIVPFCAFNVIPELYRDRVQEKFSIAGEKWEYNTGRKLSHDKYKRDFTEDDIKAIEKFYTESLNEVKLYGHLG, via the coding sequence ATGGAAAGCGGAAACTTTATATCGAAGGGTGTGGCAGGAAATCCAGTTTTTTCACTACATGACGATTCAAAAATACTTAGATACACAAAATCGATTTGCCCTGAATGTCTATCAGCAGGAAAAGTTAATATTTTAAATGCAATAGTCTATGAAAAAGACAATAAAATTTTCATTGAAAAGCACTGCAACATGCATGGAAACTTCGAAGAGATTTACTGGGGAGATGCAGAACTTTATCACAGTGCAGAAAAGTTTGCTAATAAAGGATTGAAAATTCTAAATCCCAATGTTTTTAACCCAAAGAAAAGCTGCCCCACCAAATGTGGACTCTGTGAAGAGCATGAGAGCCACACAGGTCTGGCAAATGTTGTGGTCACAAACAGGTGCAACCTGAACTGCTGGTACTGTTTCTTCTATGCAAAAGAAGGAAGCAGAATTTATGAACCAAATATGGAAACTATAAGGGAGATGTTCAGGGTTTTAAGGAAAGAAAAACCGGTAGCTACAGAAGCTGTTCAGATTACAGGAGGAGAGCCCACTCTGAGAGATGACCTTATTGATATAATAAAAACTGCCAGAGAAGAGGGATTTATGAACATCCTTCTCAATACCAATGGAATAGAAATTTCACGAAAACCTGAGCTTGCACAGAGGGTTAAAAAAGCTGCAAATGGTGGTCATGTTATACTCTACATGAGCTTTGATGGCATAAGCAGAAAGACAAATCCTAAAAACTATTATGAAATTCCAGGAGCAATCGAGAATGCAAGGAAAGCAAACCTGAATATTGTGCTTGTTCCTACTATAATAAGAGGAGTAAATGACCATGAAATTGGAGATATTATCAAATTTGCTCTGGCAAATAACGATGTTATAAGAGGTGTTAACTTTCAGCCAGTTTCCCTTGTGGGAAAAATGCCCAGAGACGAAAGAGAAAGAAGGAGGATTACAATTCCAGATGTGATAAAGAAGATAGAGGAGCAGACCGGAGGAGCTGTCACCAGAGATGACTTCTTCCCTGTACCCAGCACTGCAATACTGACAGAATTTATGGAAGCTCTATTCAATACTCATAAATATCGCCTCTCAACCCACTTTGCATGCGGTATGGCAACCTATGTATTTATAGATAAGAACAGTATAGTATCTCTCCCCACATTCTTCGATTTGAAAGGATTTTTTGATTACCTCCAGGAACTTGAAGAAGAGGTTAAAGAAAGCAGATTAAACATTGCGGGTAGAGGGATAGCAATTGTAAAGGCTCTCAGAAGAATATCAGAATTTATAGACGAGAAAACAATACCAGAGAATCTTGACCTTAAGAAAATACTTTTGTCTTCTTTCTTCAGAGGTTCCTATCACGAGCTTGAAGCAATCCATAAAGGTTCCCTATTTATAGGAATGATGCATTTCCAGGATGCATACAATTATGACATAGATAGAGTCAAGAAGTGCTCGGTGCATTATGCATTACCTGATGGAAGAATAGTACCCTTCTGTGCTTTCAATGTAATCCCGGAGTTATACAGAGACAGGGTGCAGGAGAAGTTCAGTATTGCAGGTGAGAAATGGGAGTATAACACAGGCAGAAAGCTATCTCATGATAAATATAAAAGAGATTTTACAGAAGATGACATTAAAGCAATAGAGAAGTTTTATACAGAATCTTTAAATGAAGTTAAATTATATGGTCACTTAGGGTGA
- the tatAy_1 gene encoding sec-independent protein translocase protein TatAy codes for MIGTNELLIILLVVLVLFGGNKLPELARSVGKARVEFKKGIEEEEEKKEEEKKEEEDDRK; via the coding sequence ATGATAGGCACGAATGAGTTACTTATAATACTTCTTGTAGTTCTTGTGCTTTTTGGAGGAAATAAACTTCCAGAGCTGGCAAGGAGTGTTGGAAAGGCCAGAGTAGAGTTTAAAAAGGGTATTGAAGAGGAAGAAGAAAAGAAAGAAGAAGAGAAGAAGGAAGAAGAAGATGATAGGAAATAG
- the tatAy_2 gene encoding sec-independent protein translocase protein TatAy, which translates to MIGNSELIIIAIVALLLFGPDKLPELARTIGKASAEFKKASREAERELTEEFEETKEHLSLKEIDTKFMEELKGKKKL; encoded by the coding sequence ATGATAGGAAATAGTGAGCTTATAATTATAGCTATTGTAGCCCTTTTACTGTTTGGTCCTGATAAACTTCCAGAGTTAGCCAGAACCATTGGTAAGGCTTCTGCAGAGTTCAAAAAAGCTTCCAGAGAGGCGGAAAGAGAACTGACTGAAGAGTTTGAAGAAACTAAAGAGCATTTAAGCCTCAAAGAAATTGACACAAAATTTATGGAAGAGCTAAAAGGTAAAAAGAAATTATAG
- the trxA_1 gene encoding thioredoxin has translation MDEVELIKKKKLEEMLKRTSKSEQENRVEYPDSPVYVNDSTLEETVRKYPLLLVDFYADWCAPCKMVAPVLEEIVRRDLHGKLVVAKINVDENSKSAMKYQAMSIPTMIIFKNGQIVERIVGALPKSAILSKIRRYL, from the coding sequence ATGGATGAAGTTGAACTTATAAAGAAGAAAAAACTTGAGGAGATGTTAAAGAGAACTTCCAAATCGGAGCAGGAGAACAGAGTGGAATATCCTGATTCACCTGTTTATGTCAATGATTCTACTCTGGAAGAAACTGTGAGGAAGTATCCGCTCCTTCTGGTTGATTTTTATGCTGACTGGTGTGCTCCCTGCAAGATGGTCGCGCCAGTTCTGGAGGAGATTGTAAGGAGAGATTTGCATGGGAAACTGGTTGTAGCAAAGATAAATGTTGATGAAAATTCAAAGTCGGCAATGAAGTATCAGGCTATGAGTATACCAACTATGATAATATTCAAAAATGGCCAGATAGTTGAAAGGATTGTGGGAGCGCTTCCAAAGTCTGCTATACTTTCGAAAATCAGAAGATATCTATAA
- the trxA_2 gene encoding thioredoxin-1 produces the protein MKKLAIVILLGLLVLAAGCTGSKKAGGSEAELSQALNSGMPTLVMFYATWCPPCKMEKPVINELQRTYSGKLNVVYIDVDKYSALTSKYGVRGTPTMMFFNGNAQLVQIYVGYTDKQELLNTIGKLVR, from the coding sequence ATGAAGAAACTGGCAATAGTTATACTACTTGGACTGCTGGTTCTGGCAGCTGGGTGTACAGGAAGCAAGAAAGCAGGAGGGTCGGAGGCAGAATTATCTCAGGCTTTGAACTCTGGAATGCCTACTCTTGTAATGTTCTATGCTACCTGGTGTCCCCCCTGCAAGATGGAAAAACCTGTAATTAATGAGCTTCAGAGAACATATTCAGGAAAGCTAAATGTTGTGTATATTGATGTTGATAAATACTCTGCTTTAACTTCTAAATATGGGGTTAGAGGTACGCCAACAATGATGTTTTTTAATGGTAATGCTCAGCTTGTTCAGATATATGTTGGTTATACTGATAAGCAGGAGCTTCTCAATACTATAGGTAAGCTGGTGAGGTGA